TTCTGCTTGTCTGCCGGCCCGATCAAAGTTAAGTTAATGACGGTAGCTCGTCACCCGCACGAAAGGTACGGTGAGTCTGATGTCCGAAGTGAACCTGCTTTTTCAGCCTGTCAAATACTACTGCCGCAATACCGTTGCAAGCTGTGCGCATACAGATTCTGTATTGCAGGTCGCTGCGGCCATGCGTGAGCAGAAGATATCGAGCATGGTCGTCTGTGAAGCGTCGCAACCGATCGGCATCCTTACGGATCGTGATCTGCGTAACAAAATTGTGGCGGAGGGGATTGATCCGACAACCCTCAGCGCCGGCGAAATCATGAACAAGCCATTAATCACCGTCCCGGAAGATGCTTTTATTTTTGAAGCCCTGTACACCATTTCGCGCAACAATATTCACCGCGTCTGTGTCGTCGACAAGGATCATCGCCTGGTCGGAATCATTACCGATTCAGACATTTTGCAGTTGCAGACCCATTCACCGCAAAAGCTGGTCAGGGACATTGAAGAGGCACAATCGATCAATGAGCTGAAGGAGCGCCACCGCCAGATTCAGGGGTTGGTGCTGCATCTGATCGGCACCGGCGTCCCCACGCGTGATCTGGTGACGATGATCGCCCACCTCAACGATCAGTTGCTGCTGCGTTTGATTACCCTGCTGCGCACCCAGAAGTTTGCCAATGTGACCAATCGCTTTGCATTTATCGTCCTCGGCAGCGAAGGCCGCCGTGAGCAAACGCTGACCACGGACCAGGATAATGCCATTATTTACGCGGACGACTTGACTCCAGAAGAGGTAGACCAGGTCAAACTGTTTTCACATGCCTTGATCGATGCCCTGATCGATATCGGGGTTCCCGCATGTCCCGGCGGAATCATGGCGAAAAACGATCTCTGGCGACGCAGTCATGCTGCCTGGAATGCCATTCTGCAAAAATGGCTGGAGATGCCGACCCCTGAAAACATTCTGACCGGAAGTATGTTTTTTGATTTACGCACAGTTTATGGTGATCGCGGATTTGAGCGCGAGATCAAAGCGTGGCTGGCAACGCATTTCAGCAAAGACAAGCGGTTTCTTATGCATGCGGCGGCAAATGCCGTCCGCTTCAGGACGCCGGTCGGCCTTTTCGGCAGGATCAAGGTCGAACGTGAAGGAGAGCATCGGGGCAAAATCGATATCAAAAAAACCGGCATTTTCACTGTCACCGAGGGGGTCAAGGCATTGGCTCTTGAGGCCGGGGTTATGGAGGGGGGAACGATCGAACGCATTCAGGGGTTGGTCAAGGCAAGTGTTTTCAAGCAGAGTGTGGCCGATGACCTCGAAGCCAGTTACAATTTTCTGGTCTTTTTGCGCCTGCGCTGCCAGGTCGAGGCTCTGCGTGCCGGTCGCGAAGCAAACAATTACATCAGCATCGGCAGACTCAATCACATGGAAAAAGGGCGTCTGAAACTGGCTTTTGAAGAAATCAATAAATTTCATGAACTTCTCCGCAGTCATTTTATGCTGCAACTGTTACGTTAAACCTCTCCCCCCATCGTCGCCATTCGTCAAAATATTCACGCCGTCTGCGCAAATCAACAATCCAGCCTTTCACTACCGCAATTCTCCATCCATTTGATATACTGGCATGAATGGACACCAATGATGGATTAAAGCAATGACCGATGAACTCCTTAATTCCGTAATTCAACTGGAAAAGTGCATCCAGCAGCAGTTGCAAGCGGAGCAGAAAAAAGCCGAGCACTGGCTGGAGGGGGTACGCGCCGAACAGGACAAAATGCTTGCACATGCAAAAGATGAACTGATCAGGGAAGAGGAACAGGCGTTACTGGCTGCGCAAAAAAAATCCGCTCAAACTGCAATGACGCTGGTCGAGCGCGAAAATCGCTATTGCCAAAGCCTGGAAAAAATTGATCAGCGGACAGTGCTGATGATATTACGCCGCCAGTTGCAAAAAATTTTACCGGGGTACGCTGATGATCATCAAGATGTCAAAAATTGAAATTGTCGGGCCCAAGCAGCGCCTCCTGACGACCCTGGATCTGTTACGCGACAAGGGGGTTTTTCATCCTGAAGCTGATATTCACAGCTTCGTCTCGCGTGAAGATGAAGTCAACATCAGGGAATTATTGCTCGACGAAGCTACCGTTGGCGAAAAACTTTTTTTTGTATCATTGCACGAACGCATCTCCACCTTGCTGGCCTGTCTGCCCGACATCCCCTCCCGCACCAGTTACCTGCACCCCCTGCCGATCATCGATGTGCTGAACGAACTGGTCAAGAAACATCTGGTGATCTGTAAAAACTGGCAGAAAGAATCGCAGCAGCTGCAGGAAAAGGTCGAAAACCTCTCGCGCCAGTTACGTTTCTGGATGGTACTCGAACCATTGGTGGCTGAAGTCAGTGACAACTCCCAGCTGATCTTTTTCGGCATCACGATACGCAATCCGGCGGAGATTCCAGCTTTGCAAGCGCTGCTTGAAAAGCACTCACAGGGGCGGATCCGACTGACCACCGCAACCGTTGATGATGAATCGACTGTCGGTTTGATCACCACGGACCAGGAGATGGAGGAACCTTTACGGAAATTACTCGCGTCAGAGCAGGTTCCCGAGCTGTCCCTGCCCGAAGAACTGGCCGAGCTCCCCTTTCGGGAGAAAATTTCCGCCCTGGACAACCTCTATCAGCAGGCCCGGCAGCGCTTGACCACCCTCACCGCCGAGACAGAAACCTTTGCGCGGCGCTGGCTGCCGATCTATCGGCAATCTCTCGACTGGCTCGATGAACGCATCGCCCTCTATCAATCGACCGCCAGCGCTTACGAGACCCGTCAATGTTTTCTGGTTCACGGCTGGATGCCATCGGAAGACGTTGCAATGCTCCAGCAGCACCTGACCGAACACTTTCACGGGGAAGTTGTGTTGACTGTCAAGGAGATGTGCCAGGAGGATCTTGATCGGGTTCCGGTGCTGTTGCGCAACCCTCTTTATTTTAAACCATTTGAACTCTTTGCCCGACTGTTGCCCTTGCCCAGGTACAGTTCCTATGATCCGACCCCTTTTCTCGGTCTCTTTTTTCCACTGCTGTTCGGCATGATCCTCGGCGATATCGGTTACGGTGCGCTGCTGGCGCTGCTCGCCGGGCTGCTGATTTACTCTTGTCCCACCCACCCCAACGTCGTTGACGGAGCGAAAATCCTCGGCGCTTCCGCCGCGTATACCCTGGTGTTCGGGCTGTTGTTCGGCGAGTTGTTCGGTGATCTCGGCGAACGGGTCTGGCATCTGCAACCGTTGTGGCTTGAACGCAGTCAGGCGATTGTGCCGATGATCGCCTTTTCGATTTCCGTCGGCGCCGCCCATATTCTGTTCGGGCTGGCGCTCGGCATCCACTACGACTGCAAACGTCATTTGCAACGCGAGGCGTTGGTGAAAAGCATCACTTTGCTGCTGATCATCCTTGGCGGGATCTGGTTGCTCGGTTTTCAGTTCCTCGACCTGGGCAAACTGATGGTGCCACTTTTAACCGCCATTCTGTTGCTCCTGCCGGCGCTGATTGTCGTTGGCGGTCTGCTGGCCCCCCTGGAGCTGCTGAAAAGCTTCGGCAACATCGTTTCCTACGTGCGTATCATGGCCATCGGCCTGTGTTCAGTGATGCTGGCACAAATCGCCAACCAGCTGGGCGGGATGAGCGGCAATGTTTTTGCCGGTATCCTGGTCGCCGGGGTCCTGCATTTTTTCAACCTGCTGCTCGGGGTCTTTGCTCCGACGGTACATGCCCTGCGTCTGCACTATGTCGAATTTTTCAGCAAGTTTCTGGATCTGGGGGGACAACAGTTCAAACCGCTGCACCGTAAAAACAGCGGTTCACATAAATAGATCAACCTGCAAAGGAGGAATTTTTATGGAAAAAGTATTGATGGCTTTTGCTGCCGCTTTGGCAGTAGGACTCCCCGCCCTGGCAACCGCCTGGGCCCAGTCACGCATTGGCTCGGCCGGAGCCGGAACCCTGGCGGAAAAACCTGAGTTGACCGGAACAATCATCATCCTGCTGGCGATTCCCGAAACCATGGTGATTCTTGGTTTTGTTGTCGCGGCAATGATTCTGGTGCTCTGAATCGATGGCCCAACAAGAACTTGAAAATGCCTTGTGCCACGAAGGGGAAGATCAGGCGCGCGCCATCTGGCAACGCATTGAGATGGAGGCCTCACAACTGCGCGATGCCACCCGCCAAAGCGTTGAGCAACAACGGCAGACGGCCGTTGTGCGCTGGCAACGCGAGGCTAACATGGTGCATGAAAAAGCTCTTTCCGTTGCCCGCAGGGAGTCCCAGAACTGTCGACTTCACGCCGAGGATGCCGTGGCGCGACGCATGAAAACACTGGCCCTGGAACTGCTCTCTGAACTGGCAGGGGCTGAGGGTTCCGCCCTTTTCGAAGCGCTGGCAGCCGAGCTTCCCGACCACCCCTGGCAGCAGGTCAGGGTTCATCCTCGTGATCAGGAACAGGCACGCAAAATATTCCCAGCTGCTGAAATCATGGCCGACGAAAAGATCAGCGGTGGGCTGGAAGTCGTCAGTGCCGACGATAGAATTCATATCTGCAACACACTGGGAAAACGCCTTGAACATCTTTGGCCGCAGCTTCTTGCTGAGCTGATGCATGAGCTGCGGCAGATCGCCGGTGACGATGAACCTCTTGATTGACAGCACAACCGCAGGCTACCCCAGCGACTATCTTTTTGCGCGGATTCGTTACCGGCGAGCAACCCTTGACAGCAGCGGACCGGGGGGGCGCGGCGGGCCGCGACAAACCATGCTGGGCGAATATATCTGGGTGTATCAACAACTCAATCATCGTCTGCGTCAGCAGCTGTTACCGTTTTTTGAATATGTCGAGCTGCGCACCCTGGTGATTATCCTGCGTTATCTGGCTGCCAACGACCCGGCGGCGGTCGAAACGCAGCTGCGCCTGAGCCTGCTCGGTCCGCAACTGAAAAAAATCGTGCGCAACGCCGCGCACGTCGCGACGGCGATCAGCACACTTGAGCGTCAGCTGGCTGATAGCTATCCATATTTTTCCGGATTATCGACAACCTGGCTGCGCCAGGGACCGGGCGGACTGGAGCAGGCTTTGCTCGGTGGTTGCCTCCAGCATGCGGTCACCCGCAATTGCTGCCATTCGCTCCGCGAAATGCTTGTCTACCTGCTTGATATGCGCAATCTGATGGCGCTCCACAAACACCTGCACTGGCAGGTGACAACGCCCCCGCCGTTTCTGAACGGTGGCACGTTGAGCGCACCAGGGTGTGAGAAAATCTGGGCGACCCGCGACCTGCACAAGGTCGGTGACTTAATGCAGCAGCAGACCGGCTTGCCGGGCGATCCTGAAACGATCGGGTGCGAAGATTTTCTGTTGCGCGGGTTAACCCGGCGCCTGCGCCACATCGGTCGCGAACCGTTGCAGATCGGACTGGTTCTCGATTATCTCTGGAGATGCTGGATGGCCGCCAGAGATCGCGGGCGGTCCCTGAGCGGTGCGACGTCACACCATGAACCACGACAAGGGGTACAATGAGCAAGGTCGTCTTTATCACTGCCGATGATGCCCGCTACGGGTTCAGCCTGGCCGGCACGCAACAATTAACAACCGCACCGGAACAGGCAGAAGAGCTCCTCTGCCGAACCATCGGCGACAGTAGCGTGGCGGTCGTGGTCATCGACGAGCGACTGGTGCAGTCGATTGAGTCCAGACGTTTCAGCGAACTCGAAAGACACTGGCGAGGGCTGTTGGTGACCTTGCCGACACCAAAAAGAGATGTCCGGGGCGAGGAAGATTATCTGCAACGGCTGATCAGGCGGGTACTGGGTTATCATGTGAGGCTGCAACTATGAAAGGTGTGGTGACAAGCATTTCCGGAGCAACCGTCACGATCAATCTGCGCGGGTTGAGACTCTACGACCGGGTTTATATCGGTCACGCCCGGCTTTCCGGGGAAGTGGTTCATCTTGAAAAAGATCACACCACCGTGCAAGTCTTCGAGGACACCCATGGTCTCAGTATCGGCGAACCTGCGGAGGGGACACAAGCACCGTTAACGGTGACTCTCGGTCCGGGTTTGCTGGGCGGCGTTTTCGATGGCCTGCAACGCCCCTTGCCGGCATTACAGCAAAAAAGTGGTGCCTTCATCAGAAACTGCGGCACTATTCCGTCTCTCGACCTGCAACGTCGCTGGCCATTTACCCCCGGCAAAGAGGTGGGCGCAGTGCTGGCTGCCGGTGACATCTTCGGCGTTGTCATCGAGGGACATATCGAACACCCGCTCTTTGCCCGTTGCGCCGGTAAAATCGAACATATTCACAGCGGGCCGATCCGCCTGAACGAACCGCTGGTCACCTTGCAGGGGGGGGAGCAGCTGTACGGTTTTCAGGACTGGTCAGTGCGTCGACCGCGCCCCGGAGGGGAAAAATGTCCCGCCGAGGTGCCGTTGATCACCGGCCAGCGCTGCATCGATTTTCTCTTTCCGATGGTTAAAGGTGCGGTAGCTATTATTCCTGGCGGATTCGGCACCGGCAAGACCGTGCTTGAGCAGTCGATTGCCAAATTCACCGATATCGACGTGGTCGTCTATGTCGGTTGCGGCGAGCGAGGGAACGAAATGGCCGGTTTATTGAGTGAGTTTGATGAACTGCGCGACGCAGCCGGGCAGCCGCTACTGGAACGAACCATTATCATCGCCAACACCTCCAACATGCCGGTCGCCGCGCGGGAATCATCAATCTTCACTGCGGTGACGATGGCGGAATATTATCGTGACATGGGGTACGATGTCCTCTTTCTTGCCGACAGTTTGTCGCGCTGGGCCGAGGCTTTGCGTGAAATCTCCGCCGCACTGGAGGAGATCCCCGGCGAAGACGGTTACCCGACCTACCTCAGCTCGCGGCTGGCCGGATTTATCGAGCGCTCCGGGGTTGTCAAAACCGCTACCGGAAAACTCGGTTCGCTGAGCATGATCCTTGCGGTCTCCCCCCCCGGTGCCGATTTTTCCGAGCCGGTCACCCAGGCGTGCCTGCGCGCCGCCGGAGCTTTTTACCAGCTTGACACGTCACTCGCTCACAGTCGCCATTTTCCGGCGATCAACTGGAACCACAGTTATTCGTTGTTCAGTAAAGAATGCACCGCATATTTCAGCCGCGAGATTGACGCGCAGTGGCCAACGTTACAACACCGCTGCCGCGATATTCTGCAACAGGAAAGTGCCCTGCGCGAAGTGGTTGAGGTCGTCGGCATGGAAGGGTTGCAGGACCGGGATCAGTTGCTGATGTCCGCCGCCGAGCGCATCCGGCGCGACTTCCTCTGTCAGAACAGTTTCACCGCAGATGCATTTTCGTCGCCACAGCAAACAGCACAACGCATTGCCGCGATTATTGCCGACTACGATCAGGCTGTAAAACGGCTCGAACAGGGTGATCTGCTGACAGATATCCTTCAGGGAGAGAATAATGCGCCTGGCTGAGCACTGTTATCGTTCGATTGACGCCATTCGTGGGCCACTGGTTTTTGTCGAACGGGTTTTTGAAGCGCGAATCGGCGAAACCGTCACCCTGGTGGCTCCCAACGGTCAACGGCTGGAGGGAGAAGTATTGAAGATCGATACCAAACAGGTGCTGATTCAGGTCTTCGGTGAAACTTCCGGTCTTGATCTTGAAAAGACCAGCGTCACTTTCCATGACACCGTCAAACGCGCGCCACTCTCCCGCCACTGTCTCGGACGAATATTCAACGGATCGTTCGAGCCCCTCGATGGTGCGCCGATGTATATCCCGGAGCGTTGGGAGGCGGTTTCCGGTGCACCGATCAATCCGGTGGCGCGCGCTTATCCACGCGAGATGATTGAGACCGGGATTACGGCTATCGACGGCCTCAACAGCCTGATCAAAGGACAGAAACTGCCGATCTTCTCCTCTGCCGGACTCCCCGCCCAGCAACTGGTAGCGCAGATTCTCTCCCAGGCACGACTGCCGGGGACCGGCGAGTTTGTGGTGGTTTTTGTCGCCCTGGGGCTGCATTTCAACGAATTCAATTTTTTTCGCAACACCCTGGAACAGATGCCGAACCGGTTTGTCGCCTTCTTCAATCTGGCCGGGGAACCAGTCGTCGAGCGGCTGCTGGCACCGCGTTTGGGGCTGACCGTTGCCGAAGATCTGGCGTTTCATCATCAGATGGATGTGCTGGTCATTATCAGTGACATGACCAACTACTGCGATGCGCTGCGAGAAATCTCAACCTCACGTGAAGAGTTGCCGGGACGGCGCGGTTATCCCGGCTACATGTATTCCGACCTGGCGTCACTCTACGAGCGCGCCGGGCGGTTGCGTGACCGGCCAGGCTCAGTCACCATGCTCCCGGTCCTGACCATGCCCGAGGATGATATCACCCACCCGATCCCCGATCTGACCGGGTACATTACCGAAGGGCAGATCGTCCTGTCGCGCGAGATGCATCAAAAAGGGATATTCCCCCCGATCGACGTCCTCCCCTGCCTCTCACGGCTGATGCAACACGGCATTGGTGCCAACCAGACCCGCGCCGATCACCGCGACATCGCCAACCAGCTGTACCAGAATTACGCCAAGGGGCGGGAACTGCGCAAACTGGCTACCGTCGTCGGTACGGACGGACTGCTTGAAGAAGACCGGAAATTTCTGCACATGGCCGACGAGTTCGAGCGACGTTTTGTTCATCAGGGGGAAGAACGCCGCGACATCTTGCAAACCCTTGATCTGGGACTTGAGTTACTCAACGAATACAAACGGGGAACGCTATGATTCAGGCCACTCGCACGAATTTGTTGCTGCTCAAAGAACGTCGTCATGCGGTGATCAACTGCACCACAATCCTCAAGGGACGGCGTCAGGCACTGATCAAAAAATTTCTGGAGATCGGTCGTCCCCTGATCACCTCGCGTGAGGAAACCCGACAGCATTACGGGCAGGGAATCGACGCACTGCAAACCTCGATCGGGCTGGAGGGGCAGGACTATATTGCTTCGCTGGCACTGATCAGTCAACGCCATCTGGGGGTCACGGTAACGCAGACGAACATCCTCGGGCTGCATTATTACGATCTGCAGGAGGTCGAAAGCGTGCGCCGGACTTTAGTTGAGCGTGGCTATGATTACCCGTCAACCACCCCCCGTCTTGATGAAACGCTGCATCTATTTGAAACAATTATCGAGGAAATGCTGGCCATGGCGCGTTATGAAGGGATGTTCCGGCGGATCGGCGACGAGTTGCTGCGGGTAACACGGCGGATCAGGGTGCTGGAAGAACGCGTCCAACCGGCATTAAAAAGTGAGATCAAAGATATTACCCACTATCTGGCTGAGCGTGAACGGGAGACCTATTACCGGATGAAACTGTTCAAAAAGCGGGCGACCGGCGGACGGCAACACTGATCCCGCCCTGTCGATAATCTGCTGATTTTCACAATTTTCCTGTTTTCATTCCCCGCCGTGCAGTTGCCGCTGATCAGTTCAACCCCCGAAAACTTCATGACCATACCAACAAGTCGCCAAACTTGGCGACTTGTTGTTTTTTTCAGCTTTTATTCGACAAATATAGAGATATAGATGATTTTATACATATTACAACTCGCAATATTTGACGAAATAAGCTATTATTTAGCCAACAAGTCGTCAAAGGAGGCGATAAATCTCATGAACACTACTGCGAGCGACAAGACCGTATTGGAAGAAATCGGGCACAGGCTGAGCCGTCTTCGCATCGAACGTGGACGCACACAAGCCAGCCTGGCCAGGGAAGCAGGGGTCTCAAAGCGGACCGTCGAACGCATCGAAGCCGGAGAATCAACGCAGAGCTCGACGCTGGTTCGCGTTATGCGGGCGCTTGATATCCTCGACGCCCTCTATGCCGCCATCCCGAGTTCCGGCCCGCGTCCCATGAATCTGCTGAAACTGCACGGCAAAGAGCGTCAACGCGCATCATCAAAAACGCAAAAAAACCCTGTTGACGACAATTGGCAATGGGGGGATGAAGGATGAGCGCCATCGCTCAGGTTAATCTGTGGGGCCGCACCATCGGTGCCGTTGCTCTCGATGAAGGGACAGGGATTGCTTCCTTCGAATATGATGAAGCATTTATCCGCAGCGGTATCGAAATTTCGCCATTGCGCATGCCTCTTGATCGTCGTGTTTATACCTTCCCTAACTTGTCGAGAGGAACTTTCCACGGACTGCCCGGCCTGCTTGCGGACTCGCTGCCGGACCGGTTCGGCAATGCCCTGATCGACGCATGGCTGGCGACGGAAGGCCGACCCCCGGAAAGCTTCGATGCGGTTGAGCGCTTGTGCTATACCGGGACACGCGGCATGGGGGCCCTGGAATACGCGCCGGGACTCGGCCCGAAAGCGCGCAAAACGACCCGGATTGATATTGACGCATTGGTCGAGCTTGTCTCCGAGATCCTGACACATCGCAACAATTTGCAGGCGTCATTCGGTGACGACCAAAGCAAGGAAAACGCTTTACGGAATATTCTGCGGGTCGGAACCTCGGCCGGCGGGGCACGTGCCAAAGCCGTCATTGCCTGGAATCCGGCAACCAACGAGGTGCGCTCTGGCCAGCTGCGGGCAGACCCGGGTTTCGAACATTGGTTGCTCAAGTTCGACGGCGTGTCCGGCAACAAGGACAAGGAAATGGACGACCCGAAGGGGTATGGTGCCATTGAGTATGCGTATTACAAGATGGCAACGGACGCCCGCATCACCATGAACCCATGCCAACTGCTTGAAGAAAATGGTCGGCGGAATTTCATGACCCGCCGCTTTGATCGCAACAGCGACGGAGGCAAAATTCACATGCAGTCACTCGGCGCGATGGCCCATTTCGATTACAACCTGCCGGGGGCCTACTCTTACGAGCAGGCGCTGCTGGTTATTCGGCAATTAGGGCTGCCCATGGACGACATCGAAGAGATGTTCAGAAGGATGGCGTTTAACATCATCGCCCGCAACCAGGACGATCATGTCAAAAACATTGCCTTCCTGATGGATAAAACCGGAAAATGGTCACTTGCTCCGGCCTTTGATATGACCTACAGTTTTCAGCCGACCGGCAAGTGGACATCAACCCACCAGATGACGCTGAACGGAAAGTGCGACGGGTTTACTCTCGCCGACTTCAGGGCCTGTGCCGAATCGGCTTCCATGAAACGCGGTCGCGCCGAAACAATCCTTGAGCAGGTGCGGGGCGCTGTTGCTCGTTGGATGGATTATGCGGAGGACGCCAGAGTTGACTCTAAGTGGAGGGATAAAATTGCGGGCACCCTGCGTATTGAAGGATTCTGATTGTTTGGGAAACCCTTCATTTCGGGGCTCGGGAAATTAAGTAAACTGTCCCCGGAACTCAACTAAACTTCAGATAGAAACTTATACGCACCTATAATGATTTTATGATATAACCTACTATACCTTTATAGAAGTGAGGTCGTCATGGATAAGATCAGAAACCCCTTCTCCCCCGGAGCGGGTTCTCCACCACCTGAACTAGCTGGCCGTAATACCATCCTGGAGCAGGCGGAAGTTCTATTGGGCCGGGTACGGGCAAGACGGCCAGAAAAGAGCCTGTTGCTCACCGGCCTGCGCGGAGTCGGGAAGACAGTGCTGCTCAATGAAATCGAGCGAAGGGCGAGTCACGCCGGGTATCGCACCATTCTGGTTGAGGCACACGAGGGAAAGTCGCTGGCGGTTTTACTGGCTCCCCATTTGCGGCGTCTTCTGTTCGAACTCGACCGGATTGCTGGCGCCGGTGATAAGGTTCGCCGGGGTCTCGCCGTACTCAAAAATTTTGCCGGTGCAATCAAGATTTCAGTAGGAGAGTTCGACATCGGTCTGGATATTGAGCCGG
This Desulfuromonadaceae bacterium DNA region includes the following protein-coding sequences:
- a CDS encoding CBS domain-containing protein; amino-acid sequence: MSEVNLLFQPVKYYCRNTVASCAHTDSVLQVAAAMREQKISSMVVCEASQPIGILTDRDLRNKIVAEGIDPTTLSAGEIMNKPLITVPEDAFIFEALYTISRNNIHRVCVVDKDHRLVGIITDSDILQLQTHSPQKLVRDIEEAQSINELKERHRQIQGLVLHLIGTGVPTRDLVTMIAHLNDQLLLRLITLLRTQKFANVTNRFAFIVLGSEGRREQTLTTDQDNAIIYADDLTPEEVDQVKLFSHALIDALIDIGVPACPGGIMAKNDLWRRSHAAWNAILQKWLEMPTPENILTGSMFFDLRTVYGDRGFEREIKAWLATHFSKDKRFLMHAAANAVRFRTPVGLFGRIKVEREGEHRGKIDIKKTGIFTVTEGVKALALEAGVMEGGTIERIQGLVKASVFKQSVADDLEASYNFLVFLRLRCQVEALRAGREANNYISIGRLNHMEKGRLKLAFEEINKFHELLRSHFMLQLLR
- a CDS encoding ATPase, giving the protein MSKIEIVGPKQRLLTTLDLLRDKGVFHPEADIHSFVSREDEVNIRELLLDEATVGEKLFFVSLHERISTLLACLPDIPSRTSYLHPLPIIDVLNELVKKHLVICKNWQKESQQLQEKVENLSRQLRFWMVLEPLVAEVSDNSQLIFFGITIRNPAEIPALQALLEKHSQGRIRLTTATVDDESTVGLITTDQEMEEPLRKLLASEQVPELSLPEELAELPFREKISALDNLYQQARQRLTTLTAETETFARRWLPIYRQSLDWLDERIALYQSTASAYETRQCFLVHGWMPSEDVAMLQQHLTEHFHGEVVLTVKEMCQEDLDRVPVLLRNPLYFKPFELFARLLPLPRYSSYDPTPFLGLFFPLLFGMILGDIGYGALLALLAGLLIYSCPTHPNVVDGAKILGASAAYTLVFGLLFGELFGDLGERVWHLQPLWLERSQAIVPMIAFSISVGAAHILFGLALGIHYDCKRHLQREALVKSITLLLIILGGIWLLGFQFLDLGKLMVPLLTAILLLLPALIVVGGLLAPLELLKSFGNIVSYVRIMAIGLCSVMLAQIANQLGGMSGNVFAGILVAGVLHFFNLLLGVFAPTVHALRLHYVEFFSKFLDLGGQQFKPLHRKNSGSHK
- a CDS encoding ATPase yields the protein MEKVLMAFAAALAVGLPALATAWAQSRIGSAGAGTLAEKPELTGTIIILLAIPETMVILGFVVAAMILVL
- a CDS encoding V-type proton ATPase subunit E; this encodes MAQQELENALCHEGEDQARAIWQRIEMEASQLRDATRQSVEQQRQTAVVRWQREANMVHEKALSVARRESQNCRLHAEDAVARRMKTLALELLSELAGAEGSALFEALAAELPDHPWQQVRVHPRDQEQARKIFPAAEIMADEKISGGLEVVSADDRIHICNTLGKRLEHLWPQLLAELMHELRQIAGDDEPLD
- a CDS encoding ATPase, whose product is MSKVVFITADDARYGFSLAGTQQLTTAPEQAEELLCRTIGDSSVAVVVIDERLVQSIESRRFSELERHWRGLLVTLPTPKRDVRGEEDYLQRLIRRVLGYHVRLQL
- a CDS encoding V-type ATP synthase subunit A; translation: MKGVVTSISGATVTINLRGLRLYDRVYIGHARLSGEVVHLEKDHTTVQVFEDTHGLSIGEPAEGTQAPLTVTLGPGLLGGVFDGLQRPLPALQQKSGAFIRNCGTIPSLDLQRRWPFTPGKEVGAVLAAGDIFGVVIEGHIEHPLFARCAGKIEHIHSGPIRLNEPLVTLQGGEQLYGFQDWSVRRPRPGGEKCPAEVPLITGQRCIDFLFPMVKGAVAIIPGGFGTGKTVLEQSIAKFTDIDVVVYVGCGERGNEMAGLLSEFDELRDAAGQPLLERTIIIANTSNMPVAARESSIFTAVTMAEYYRDMGYDVLFLADSLSRWAEALREISAALEEIPGEDGYPTYLSSRLAGFIERSGVVKTATGKLGSLSMILAVSPPGADFSEPVTQACLRAAGAFYQLDTSLAHSRHFPAINWNHSYSLFSKECTAYFSREIDAQWPTLQHRCRDILQQESALREVVEVVGMEGLQDRDQLLMSAAERIRRDFLCQNSFTADAFSSPQQTAQRIAAIIADYDQAVKRLEQGDLLTDILQGENNAPG
- a CDS encoding V-type ATP synthase subunit B; translation: MRLAEHCYRSIDAIRGPLVFVERVFEARIGETVTLVAPNGQRLEGEVLKIDTKQVLIQVFGETSGLDLEKTSVTFHDTVKRAPLSRHCLGRIFNGSFEPLDGAPMYIPERWEAVSGAPINPVARAYPREMIETGITAIDGLNSLIKGQKLPIFSSAGLPAQQLVAQILSQARLPGTGEFVVVFVALGLHFNEFNFFRNTLEQMPNRFVAFFNLAGEPVVERLLAPRLGLTVAEDLAFHHQMDVLVIISDMTNYCDALREISTSREELPGRRGYPGYMYSDLASLYERAGRLRDRPGSVTMLPVLTMPEDDITHPIPDLTGYITEGQIVLSREMHQKGIFPPIDVLPCLSRLMQHGIGANQTRADHRDIANQLYQNYAKGRELRKLATVVGTDGLLEEDRKFLHMADEFERRFVHQGEERRDILQTLDLGLELLNEYKRGTL
- a CDS encoding V-type ATP synthase subunit D → MIQATRTNLLLLKERRHAVINCTTILKGRRQALIKKFLEIGRPLITSREETRQHYGQGIDALQTSIGLEGQDYIASLALISQRHLGVTVTQTNILGLHYYDLQEVESVRRTLVERGYDYPSTTPRLDETLHLFETIIEEMLAMARYEGMFRRIGDELLRVTRRIRVLEERVQPALKSEIKDITHYLAERERETYYRMKLFKKRATGGRQH
- a CDS encoding helix-turn-helix domain-containing protein produces the protein MNTTASDKTVLEEIGHRLSRLRIERGRTQASLAREAGVSKRTVERIEAGESTQSSTLVRVMRALDILDALYAAIPSSGPRPMNLLKLHGKERQRASSKTQKNPVDDNWQWGDEG
- a CDS encoding type II toxin-antitoxin system HipA family toxin, coding for MSAIAQVNLWGRTIGAVALDEGTGIASFEYDEAFIRSGIEISPLRMPLDRRVYTFPNLSRGTFHGLPGLLADSLPDRFGNALIDAWLATEGRPPESFDAVERLCYTGTRGMGALEYAPGLGPKARKTTRIDIDALVELVSEILTHRNNLQASFGDDQSKENALRNILRVGTSAGGARAKAVIAWNPATNEVRSGQLRADPGFEHWLLKFDGVSGNKDKEMDDPKGYGAIEYAYYKMATDARITMNPCQLLEENGRRNFMTRRFDRNSDGGKIHMQSLGAMAHFDYNLPGAYSYEQALLVIRQLGLPMDDIEEMFRRMAFNIIARNQDDHVKNIAFLMDKTGKWSLAPAFDMTYSFQPTGKWTSTHQMTLNGKCDGFTLADFRACAESASMKRGRAETILEQVRGAVARWMDYAEDARVDSKWRDKIAGTLRIEGF